DNA sequence from the Streptomyces tsukubensis genome:
TCGAGCCCGCCCGCGACCCCGCCCCCGAGGGCTGGGAGACCCACCGCAGCGGCGACTGGCTGAGCTTCCACCCCGCCGGCGTGGAACTGCCCGCCCAGGGCTGGAAGATCCACGTCTCGGCCGCGGCCGACAACGCCGCCTCCGTCCTCCGCCGGGTCCACGGCCACTGTCTGGCCCACCGGATCCCGCACAAGTTCGTCCCCGCCCCCCGCCTGCTCCACTTACGAAACGCCAAGTACGCGGACCGCGCGGGCAGCGGCAAGTTCATCACCGTCTATCCCCCCGCCGAGGACTCCTTCCAGGAGATCTGCGAGGCGCTGACCGGACTCCTCGACGGCGAGCACGGGCCGTACGTCCTGAGCGACCTGCGGCTCGGCGAAGGCCCGGTCTACGTGCGGTACGGAGCCTTCGCCGCCCGCTACTGCCTCGGCCCCGACGGCCGCCCCGTGCCCGCCGTCGCAAACCCCGAGGGGACCCTCGTCCCCGATCCGCGCGGCCCCTTCCTGCGGATACCCGGCTGGGTCGACCCGCCCGCCTTCCTCCGCCCGCACCTCGACGCCCGCGAGGCCCTCGGCACCACCGGGACACCGTACGAAATCGAAGCCGCCCTGCACTTCTCCAACGGCGGCGGCGTCTACCGGGCCCGCGACAGCCGCACCGGGGAGACCGTCGTCCTCAAGGAGGCCCGGCCCCATGCCGGACTCGCCGCCGACGGCGCCGACGCCGTCGCCCGGCTGGAGTCCGAACGCACGGCGCTGGAGCAGCTCGCCGGATTCGACTGCGTACCCGCCGTCCGTGAGGCCTTCGACCTCGGCGGCCACCGCTTCCTGGCTCTGGAGCACATCGAGGGCAACACCCTCAACACCCTCCTCGCCCGGCGCTATCCGCTCTCCGCGCCCGACCCCGCGCCCGAAGCCCTCGCCGAACACGCCGCCTGGGTCGAGCGCATCCACGGACTCGTCGAGGACGCCGTACGCCGGATCCACGCCCGCGGCCTCGTCTTCAGCGATCTGCACATGAACAACATCATGGTCAGCGAGGACGAGTCCCGTGTCGTCCTCCTCGACTTCGAGGCCGCGTTCCCGGCCACGGACGAGGACCGCCGGCAGATCGTCGCCAACCCGGCCTTCGTCGCCCCCGCCGACCGCACCGGCACCGGCATCGACCGGTACGCCCTCGCCTGTCTGCGCATCGCCCTGCTCGCGCCCCTGACCACCCTCTTCTTCATCGACCGCGGCCTAGCCCCCCGGATGGCCCGTGACACGGCGCGCCTCTTCGGCACCGGCGAAGCCGCCCTCGTCCCCGCCGTCCGCGAGATCGTCCGCGGCAGGCCCGGCGAACACGCGCCCGAACCCGCCGTCCCCGAACCGGACGACTGGCCCTGGAGCCGGGACTCCATGGCCCGCGCGATCGCCGCCTCCTTCACCCCCGAACGCGAGGACCGCTGCTTCCCCGGCGACATCACCCAGTTCGCCACCCCGGTGGGCGGCCAGTGCTTCGGCACCGGCGCCGCCGGAGTCCTCCACGCCCTGCACGAGACCGGCGCGCCGCCCTGCCCGGAAGCCGTCGAATGGCTGCTGACCCGGACCAAGACCGTCGCCCCCGGCACCCCGCCCGGCTTCCACGACGGACTCGCGGGCATCGCCTGGACCCTCAACCGCCTCGGCCACCGCGACCGGGCCGCCGAACTCGCCCACCTCGTGGCCGAACAGCCCCTCGACCGGCTCACCCCCGATCTCCACAGCGGGCAGGCCGGAATCGCCCTCGCCTTCGACGAACTGGCCCGGGACGCCTCCGGCTCCGACGCCACCGCCTTCGCCGCGGCGGCCGACCGCTGCGCCGCCTACGCCGCCGGATCCCTGACCGAAGGGCGCCCCTCGCCCCGCACCGGGCTGCTGCACGGCGCCACCGGCCTCGCCCTCCTCTTCGTACGGAGGTACGAGTCCACCGGCGATCCGGCCCTGCTCGACCTGGCCCGGACCGCACTCGCCCGCGACCTGGACCGCTGCAAACCCGGCAAGTCCGGAGAGCTGATGGTCGTCGAGGGCAAACGGCTGATGCCCTACCTCGGGGCCGGCAGCGCCGGAATCGCCGTCGTCCTCGACGAGTATCTGGCCCACCGCCCCGACGAGCGGTTCGAAGCCGCCCGGGAGACGATCGCGCCCGCCCTGCGCGCCGCCTTCTACGTCCAGCCCGGGCTCTACCGGGGCGTCGCCGGACTCGTCCTCCACCTCGCCCGCACCCCCGCGGGTGACCCCGCCGAACGGCGCAGCGCCGTCGAGCGCCACACCCGGCTCCTCGGCCTCCAGGCCACCCCCTACCGGGGCGACCTCGCCTTCCCCGGAGAGCAGATGATGCGCCGGTCCATGGACCTGGCCACCGGCACCGCCGGGGTACTGCTCGCCCTCGGCAGCGCGTACGGGGACACCCCGGCCGCCCTGCCGTTCCTCCCGCCGCCACCGCGGCCCACAGACCGGCCCCATCCAGGGGTCGCGCACCACCAACCGTCCCCACGATGAAGGAGTTTGTCATGGCGCTTCTCGACCTCCAGGCCCTTGAGATCACCGAGGACGAGGCTTTCGGCGACGTCGAGACGGGCAGCAACCTCAGCCTGACGTCCTGTGGTCACAACAGCCACCTGAGCCTGCTGGCCTGCTGACGCCCCCTCGGCGTACGGACCGGTTCCGGGGCTGTCGCCCCGGGGCCGGTCCCGTCCGTCCGGCCGCCCTCCCCGGCCGGACCGGCACACCGGAAGGACCCGCACACCGGAAGGACCGTCCGCATGACGACCGGCCGCACCCGGCTCCCGGCCCCCGGGAACCCGGCCCGCACGGGCCCGTACCGGATCCGGCCCCTCTCATGAGCGACGCCCGCACCACCGCTCCGCCGCACCCGTCCCCGTCCCCGTCCCCGTCTTCACGGAGGTCCGGCCGCTCCGGCCGGGCCGATCGGGCCCTGATCGCCGTCCTCGTCCTCTGCACCACCGCGGGCGCCCTCGCCGCCGTCGCGCTCCCCGCCGTACTCGGCCGGACCCTGGACCGGGTGGTCACCGGGGGCGAAGTCCCCTGGGCCGGACTGGCGCTCTGCGCCGCACTGACCGCCGCCGACGCGGGGCTCGACGCACTCGTCGCCCTCCTCGGCGGCACCAGCACCGCCGCCCGCACCGCCCGGCTCCGCACCGAAGTCCTCGACCGGCTGCTGCGCGCGGCCCCGAGGGACGCCGGTGCCCTGCCGCCCGGGGACCTCACCACCAGGGTCACCGCCAACGCGGCCGACGCCGCGTCCGTCCCCGTCACGGCCGCGGCCGCCGTCCCCGGCGCGCTGCTGCCCCTCGGCGCCGCCGTCGCCCTGCTCCTCATCGACCCGTGGACCGGCCTCGCCCTCATCGCCGGACTCCCCGCCGCCGTCCTCCTGCTCCGTGTCCTGCTGCGGCGCAGCGCCGACGCCGCCGCCGACTACCAGCGCGAACAGGCCCTCGTCGCCACCCGGCTGACGGAGGCGCTCGACGGCATCGCCACCGTCCGCGCCGCCGGTACGGCGGCCCGCGAGCACAGCAGGATCACCGAACCACTCGGCCGCCTCGCCGCCCACGGCCGCCGCACCTGGCGCATCCAGGGCACCGCCACCGGCCAGGCCGCCGTCCTGATGCCCCTGCTGACCGTGGTCGTCCTCGCCGTCGCGGGCACCCGGCTCGCCGCGGGCGCGATCACGGTCGGCGATCTCCTCGCCGTCTCGCGGTACGCGGTACTCGCCCTCGGCCTCGGCGCCCTCACCGGCACCCTCGGCGCCCTCGCCCGGGGCCGCGCCGCCGCCGCCCGGCTGGACCCGCTGCTCGCCCTCGCACCCGTACCGCACCGCTCCCTCGTCCTGCCGCCCGGCGGCCCCGGCACCCTCGAACTCCGGGACGTCGGCGTCGTCCGCGACGGCCGGACCCTGCTGGAGGGCATCACGCTCACCGTGCCCGGCGGCACGTCCGCGGCCGTCGTCGGCCGCTCCGGCGCCGGGAAATCGCTGCTCGCCGCCGTCGCCGGACGGCTCACCGACCCCGACACCGGGACCGTCGCCGTCGACGGCGTCCCCCTGGACGGCGCCGACCCGATCCGGCTCCGGCACGACATCGGCTACGCCTTCGCCCGCCCCGCCCTCCTCGGCACCACGGTCGAGGACGCCGTCGCACTCGGCCCCGACCGGCCCGGACCCGGAGCCGTCGACACCGCGCTCCGCGACGCCAGCGCCGACGGATTCGTCGCCCTGCTGCCCGCCGGAGCCCGGACCCCGCTCGCCGGAGCGCCCCTCTCCGGCGGCGAGTACCAGCGCCTCGGACTCGCCCGGGCCTTCGTCCGCGACGCCCGCCTCCTCGTCCTCGACGATGCCACCTCCAGCCTCGACACCGTCACCGAGGCCCGTATCCAGCACGCCCTCGCCCGCCGGGCCGGGACCTGCACCCGGCTGCTGGTCGCCCACCGCGCGGCCACCGCGGCCGCCGCCGACCAGGTGGTCTGGCTGGACGGCGGGAGGCTGCGCGCGACCGGGCGCCACACCGACCTGTGGCGCGATCCGGAGTACCGGGCGGTCTTCAGCACACCCGACCCCGCAGAGGCCCCCGACCCCGCAGAGGCGCCCGACTCCGCAGAGGCGCCCGAAGCCCCCGAGCTGCTCGAACCACCGGAACCGCCCGGTCCCTCCGGCGCCCGAGACGACTCCCACTCCCTCCCCGCGCCCTCCCACGCCCTCACCGCGGCCGAGGAGCCGTCATGACCGGTGCACCCGACGACGTATCCGGCGCCCACGGAAGCAACGACTCCCGCGGAAGCAGCCACTCCGGCTCCGGACGCCGGGCCGAACAGCGCGCCCTGCGCCGCGTCGCCGCCGAAGGCCTGCCCTTCCTCCGGGCCCGCACCCGGGTGCTCCGCGGACTGCTCGGCTGGTCCCTGCTGGAGTTCGCGCAGACCTTCGCGGGCGGATACGCCGTCGCCCGCGCCCTCGACGACGGCTTCCTCGCCGGAGAACCCCGTACCGGAACGCTCTGGCTGGCGCTCGCCGCCGTCGCCGTCGTCCCCGCCTTCCTCGCCCAGCGCGGCGTCTTCGCCGGCCTCGCCGACCTCGTCGAACCCCTGCGGGACGGTCTGGTACGGAGGGCCACCGCCAGGGCCCTGACCACGGAAGGGGGCAACCCCACCACGGGCACCGGAGCAGTCTCCCGGGTCACCCACCAGAGCGAAATCGCCCGCGACGGCTGGGCCGGACTGGTCCTCGCGCTCCGGGGATTCGTCTTCACCTCCGCCGGGGCGCTCGCCGGACTCGCGACCCTCTCCCCGCTGCTGCTCGTCGTCGTCCTGCCGCCGCTGCTGCTCGGCACCGGACTCTTCCTCGCCACCCTGATCCCGATGGGCGCCCGGCAGCGGGACTACTTGGACGCCGACGAGGCCTTCGCCGCGCACACCGGCCGGACCACCGCCGCCCTCCGCGATATCGCAGCCACCGGGGCGGCCGACCCGATCGCCGGGCGCAGCCGGGAGCTCGCCGAAGCCCAGACCGCCGCCGCCCGCTCCCTCGCCCGCTGGTCCGCCCTGCGGATCATCGCGCTCGCCGTCGGCGAACGGCTGCCCCCAGTCCTGCTCCTGGCCGCCGCCCCCTGGCTGATGGACCACGGACTGACCACCGGCGGACTCATCGGCGCCTTCACCTATCTGACGACGTCCCTCGCGCCCGCGCTCAACGCCCTGCTGGCCGCCCTCGGCACGGCAGGCGGACGGCTCCTCGTCGTCCTGGACCGGTTCACCGGACGGGCCGAACTGCCCCCCGACCCGGCCGCGGCACCCGACGGCCGGGGCGCCGTGCACCGTACCGTCCCGCGCACCGCTGCCGTCGTCCCGGTGCCCCGCGCCGAACTGCGGCAGGTGTCCTTCGCGTACGGCCCCCGGGCCCGGCCGGTTCTCGACCGGCTCGACCTGCGCCTGCTCCCGGGCGACCACCTCGCCGTCGTCGGCCCCAGCGGCAGCGGCAAGTCCACGCTCGCCGCCGTACTCGCCGGAGTGGCGCGGCCGACCGCCGGTGAAGTGCGCTGGCTGGGCCGCCCGGCCGCCGGTCAGGAGCCGACCGCGGTCCGTACCCTGCTGCCCCAGCAGCCGTACGTCTTCACCGGCACGCTCCGCGACAACCTCCGCTATCTGCGGCCCGGCGCGCCCGACGGCGACCTCGCGGCCGCCGTCACCGCCATCGGCCTCGACGCCCTCGCGGCACGCCTCGGCGGACTGGACGCGCCCCTCGACCCCCGCCGGCTCTCCCAGGGGGAGCGGCAGCTCGTCGCCCTGGGCCGGGCCCATGTGGCGACCGCGCCGCTGCTCGTCCTCGACGAGGCGACCAGCCATCTCGACCCGGCGGCCGAGGCCCGCGCGGAGACCGCGCTCGCGGCCCGCGCCGACACGCTCGTCGTGGTGGCGCACCGGCTGTCGTCCGCCCGGCGCGCCGCACGCGTTCTCGTGATGGACGGCACCCGCACCGAGGAAGGCACCCCGGACGAACTGCTCACGCGCTCCGCACTCTTCCGCGAACTGACCGGCCGCTGGGCTCCGCCGCAGGCCCCGGAGGCCCCTCCCGGCCAGGCGGACCAGGCGGACCAGGCGGTCCGTTCGTCCCGGTAGCCGTGGTGCCCGCGGCGGCCGTCACAGCCAGCCGAAGTCCCGGGACAGCCGTATCGCGTCCAGCCGGTTCCGGCCGCCCGTCTTCCGTATCGCCGCGGCCAGATAGTTGCGCACCGTCCCGCTCGCCAGATGCAGCGCACTGGCGATCGACGTCACCGACTCTCCCTCGGCGGCCAGCTCCAGCACCCGTAACTCTCTGGGGGACAATGGCACCTCGGAGGCGTTGAGCAGACCGAAGGCGAGCGACTCGTCGATATGCCGCCCGCCCGCCGCCACCTTCCCGACCGCATCGCCGAGGCTGTCCACGGGGCCGAGCTTGTCGACGTACCCCATGGCCCCGGCGTCTCCGGCGCGGCGCAGATCACCCGCCCGGTCGGCCCGCGCCAGGACCACCAGCCCAGGACCCGACTCCTCGGCACCGCGTAAGGACTCCATGAAGGTGAGCACCTCCATGGAGTGCGGACACTCAAGATCCGTGACGATCACGTCCGGTGGACACTCCTGTACGGCGGTCCTCACGCCGCCCTTGTCGGTGGCGTGTACGTCGAGGTTCTCGTCCTTGCTCAGCAGACAGGCCAGCGAGGCCCTCCACAGAGATACCGCATGGACCAGCAGAACCGTCGTCATGTGATGCTCCTTTGCTCGTGGCCGCGTATCCACAGCGCAGTTGCACGACGCGCTGTGCGCCACTGTTCACCAGTTCAGCACG
Encoded proteins:
- the lanKC gene encoding class III lanthionine synthetase LanKC encodes the protein MNPEYGVYCQTDGDFYDAPHRADGTATPDASLFEPARDPAPEGWETHRSGDWLSFHPAGVELPAQGWKIHVSAAADNAASVLRRVHGHCLAHRIPHKFVPAPRLLHLRNAKYADRAGSGKFITVYPPAEDSFQEICEALTGLLDGEHGPYVLSDLRLGEGPVYVRYGAFAARYCLGPDGRPVPAVANPEGTLVPDPRGPFLRIPGWVDPPAFLRPHLDAREALGTTGTPYEIEAALHFSNGGGVYRARDSRTGETVVLKEARPHAGLAADGADAVARLESERTALEQLAGFDCVPAVREAFDLGGHRFLALEHIEGNTLNTLLARRYPLSAPDPAPEALAEHAAWVERIHGLVEDAVRRIHARGLVFSDLHMNNIMVSEDESRVVLLDFEAAFPATDEDRRQIVANPAFVAPADRTGTGIDRYALACLRIALLAPLTTLFFIDRGLAPRMARDTARLFGTGEAALVPAVREIVRGRPGEHAPEPAVPEPDDWPWSRDSMARAIAASFTPEREDRCFPGDITQFATPVGGQCFGTGAAGVLHALHETGAPPCPEAVEWLLTRTKTVAPGTPPGFHDGLAGIAWTLNRLGHRDRAAELAHLVAEQPLDRLTPDLHSGQAGIALAFDELARDASGSDATAFAAAADRCAAYAAGSLTEGRPSPRTGLLHGATGLALLFVRRYESTGDPALLDLARTALARDLDRCKPGKSGELMVVEGKRLMPYLGAGSAGIAVVLDEYLAHRPDERFEAARETIAPALRAAFYVQPGLYRGVAGLVLHLARTPAGDPAERRSAVERHTRLLGLQATPYRGDLAFPGEQMMRRSMDLATGTAGVLLALGSAYGDTPAALPFLPPPPRPTDRPHPGVAHHQPSPR
- a CDS encoding SapB/AmfS family lanthipeptide, with the translated sequence MKEFVMALLDLQALEITEDEAFGDVETGSNLSLTSCGHNSHLSLLAC
- a CDS encoding ATP-binding cassette domain-containing protein, with translation MSDARTTAPPHPSPSPSPSSRRSGRSGRADRALIAVLVLCTTAGALAAVALPAVLGRTLDRVVTGGEVPWAGLALCAALTAADAGLDALVALLGGTSTAARTARLRTEVLDRLLRAAPRDAGALPPGDLTTRVTANAADAASVPVTAAAAVPGALLPLGAAVALLLIDPWTGLALIAGLPAAVLLLRVLLRRSADAAADYQREQALVATRLTEALDGIATVRAAGTAAREHSRITEPLGRLAAHGRRTWRIQGTATGQAAVLMPLLTVVVLAVAGTRLAAGAITVGDLLAVSRYAVLALGLGALTGTLGALARGRAAAARLDPLLALAPVPHRSLVLPPGGPGTLELRDVGVVRDGRTLLEGITLTVPGGTSAAVVGRSGAGKSLLAAVAGRLTDPDTGTVAVDGVPLDGADPIRLRHDIGYAFARPALLGTTVEDAVALGPDRPGPGAVDTALRDASADGFVALLPAGARTPLAGAPLSGGEYQRLGLARAFVRDARLLVLDDATSSLDTVTEARIQHALARRAGTCTRLLVAHRAATAAAADQVVWLDGGRLRATGRHTDLWRDPEYRAVFSTPDPAEAPDPAEAPDSAEAPEAPELLEPPEPPGPSGARDDSHSLPAPSHALTAAEEPS
- a CDS encoding ATP-binding cassette domain-containing protein — protein: MTGAPDDVSGAHGSNDSRGSSHSGSGRRAEQRALRRVAAEGLPFLRARTRVLRGLLGWSLLEFAQTFAGGYAVARALDDGFLAGEPRTGTLWLALAAVAVVPAFLAQRGVFAGLADLVEPLRDGLVRRATARALTTEGGNPTTGTGAVSRVTHQSEIARDGWAGLVLALRGFVFTSAGALAGLATLSPLLLVVVLPPLLLGTGLFLATLIPMGARQRDYLDADEAFAAHTGRTTAALRDIAATGAADPIAGRSRELAEAQTAAARSLARWSALRIIALAVGERLPPVLLLAAAPWLMDHGLTTGGLIGAFTYLTTSLAPALNALLAALGTAGGRLLVVLDRFTGRAELPPDPAAAPDGRGAVHRTVPRTAAVVPVPRAELRQVSFAYGPRARPVLDRLDLRLLPGDHLAVVGPSGSGKSTLAAVLAGVARPTAGEVRWLGRPAAGQEPTAVRTLLPQQPYVFTGTLRDNLRYLRPGAPDGDLAAAVTAIGLDALAARLGGLDAPLDPRRLSQGERQLVALGRAHVATAPLLVLDEATSHLDPAAEARAETALAARADTLVVVAHRLSSARRAARVLVMDGTRTEEGTPDELLTRSALFRELTGRWAPPQAPEAPPGQADQADQAVRSSR
- a CDS encoding response regulator transcription factor codes for the protein MTTVLLVHAVSLWRASLACLLSKDENLDVHATDKGGVRTAVQECPPDVIVTDLECPHSMEVLTFMESLRGAEESGPGLVVLARADRAGDLRRAGDAGAMGYVDKLGPVDSLGDAVGKVAAGGRHIDESLAFGLLNASEVPLSPRELRVLELAAEGESVTSIASALHLASGTVRNYLAAAIRKTGGRNRLDAIRLSRDFGWL